The Coregonus clupeaformis isolate EN_2021a chromosome 20, ASM2061545v1, whole genome shotgun sequence genome contains a region encoding:
- the LOC121537069 gene encoding E3 SUMO-protein ligase ZBED1-like, which translates to MWSSRTAEPYQSLTVHFIDEDFNLRARCLQTTYFPDDHTGENIAAGLREGLVSWDLHEENHVCITTDNASNMVLAARLNEWTRLQCFGHRLHLAIENALKDDRVSRATALCRKLVGHFSHSWKKKAALTEAQRELKLPEHNLITECPTRWGSKEMMIARVLEQAKAISQVLSGDRYARSLIPTWQDIDVLESIHKALHPLLEFTDALSGEEYVSISYLKPVLHLFATSVLAEDAEDTDLTKSIKTKVLAYLNNKYGDPNIQELLDVACFLDPRFKIQYISTDNIPAIKTRLKTEIVDLAQRTYHWEKRSRTETVQMPQSAQSLGEKTKRSLGSFFKTSSASPSLPVNLEDVAEAEINNYLMTPTIDGEDDPLAWWRVHKISYPQLCTMARKYLCVPATSAPSERLFSTGGNIVTCTRSSLKPEKVNILVFLAKNL; encoded by the exons atgtggtcaagccgcacagctgagccgtaccagagtCTTACAGTCCATTTTATTGATGAAGATTTCAACCTCCGAGCTCGCTGCCTACAAACTACCTACTTCCCAGACGATCACACAGGGGAAAATATTGCAGCCGGCCTGAGAGAAGGGCTTGTCAGCTGGGATCTCCACGAGGAGAATCACGTCTGCATCACGACGGACAACGCGTCGAATATGGTGCTTGCTGCGCGGCTTAATGAATGGACGAGGCTCCAATGTTTTGGCCACAGATTACATCTTGCCATTG AAAATGCACTCAAAGATGACAGAGTGTCAAGGGCAACAGCACTGTGCAGGAAGCTGGTGGGGCACTTTTCCCACAGTTGGAAGAAGAAAGCAGCCCTGACGGAGGCACAGAGAGAGCTCAAACTCCCTGAGCACAACCTCATAACGGAGTGCCCAACAAGATGGGGTTCTAAAGAAATGATGATTGCCAGAGTGCTTGAACAGGCCAAAGCCATTTCTCAGGTATTGTCTGGAGATCGATATGCACGCTCCCTTATCCCAACCTGGCAGGATATTGACGTGTTGGAGTCGATTCACAAGGCACTGCATCCTCTACTGGAGTTTACTGATGCTCTTTCTGGAGAGGAGTATGTAAGCATCTCCTACCTCAAGCCAGTTCTCCACCTTTTTGCCACATCAGTCCTGGCTGAAGATGCTGAGGACACTGACCTGACTAAATCAATAAAAACCAAAGTCCTAGCATACCTCAATAACAAATATGGAGACCCAAACATCCAGGAGCTTTTGGATGTTGCCTGTTTCCTGGACCCTAGGTTCAAAATACAGTACATCAGTACAGACAACATCCCTGCtatcaagactcgtctgaagacaGAGATAGTAGACTTGGCACAACGTACATATCATTGG GAGAAGAGGTCTCGTACTGAAACTGTTCAGATGCCTCAAAGTGCACAGTCCTTGGGGGAAAAGACGAAGAGGTCTCTTGGCAGTTTTTTCAAGACCAGTTCAGCCTCTCCTTCTTTGCCTGTAAATCTTGAAGATGTCGCAGAGGCAGAGATAAACAATTACCTGATGACTCCTACCATTGATGGAGAAGATGATCCATTGGCTTGGTGGAGGGTGCACAAGATCAGCTACCCACAGTTGTGCACCATGGCACGCAAGTATCTTTGTGTACCTGCTACAAGCGCTCCCTCAGAGCGTCTTTTTAGCACAGGAGGGAATATTGTGACTTGCACTCGCTCATCCTTGAAGCCAGAAAAAGTCAATATTCTGGTTTTCTTAGCAAAAAACCTGTGA